In Defluviitalea raffinosedens, the genomic window TCGGTTATATGACTCCTCAACAGCTTGAAGATGCTTTAAGAAAAACTGCATAAAAATTTGAGTTTTTGTGTCTACTATATTGACATAAATCCATTTTGGGAATTATATCTGGAAGATATTCGATTCGACAGTCCAAAAAATCGAATAGTTATTTCTCCTGAACTGCAAACTCTTCTTGGATATAATTCTGGTGAACTTAAAAATAATTTAAAAGAACTTTTACATATTACACATCCTGATTTTCAAGCATCCATAAACGAAATGCTCGAAAAACACTTACAGGACTTTACAGGAAAAACGCCATTTGATATGGTTCACTTAATGAAATTTAAAGATGGTGAATATCGCTGGGTTCGTACTCATGGTTATACCTTGCGTCTCGAAGATGGCAGACCATATTATATGATAGCTGTTATTACAGACATTCATAATGAAGAAGTATATCTTAAAGAATTAGAAGCTTATAAGACCCGCTACAACTTAATTAGTGAAGTATTAGAAGAATCTCCCTGGGATATGGACGTAAAAGATAAGGATATCAATAATTTTAATAACCCTTGTTGGTAGTCTGATCAATTCCGCCGTGCTTTAGGCTATAAAGACGAAACGGATCTTCCAAATGTCATATCTACTTTGGCAGATATTTTACATCCAGACGATTTAGAACCTGCCTTTGCTGCATTTGGTGCACATGTTAGCGACAGAACCGGAAGAACTCCTTTTAGTATGGAATACCGTCTGCGTACCAAATCAGGAGAATATCGTTGGTTTGCTGCCAATGGTAAAACAGCCCGTGATAAAGACGGCAATCCACTACGTGTAGCAGGTACATTCCGAGATATTACACATTTGAAACTAAAAGAACAAAATGTAGCAGAAACCACTGCCCGTATGGAGGAATTATCAAACTCTATTGATGAAATGGTGGGGGCTATTTCAGAGATCACAGTTCGAGCACAGCAACTTGCCATTACACAAGAAATAACTACGAAAACTGCCAATGAAGTAAAAATGTTGGCAGATGAAACACAGGAAATATCTGAATTAATTAGATGGGTTGATAATCAAACAAATTTACTTGGCTTAAATGCTGCGATTGAAGCTGCCCGCGTAGGTGAACATGGAAAAGGCTTTGCAGTTGTAGCAGATGAAGTTCGTAAGTTAGCGGATAATTCTTCCCAGGCCACAGGTAATATTGAAAATATATTGAGTAAAATAAAAGAATCCATTGATGCAATTATTAAGCAAATGGATGAGGTAAATGAATTAGTACAGACTTAGGCAGCTCTTTCCGAGGAAGTAAATGCTTCAGTTGAAGAAATTAATAAAATGTCAGCAAGTATTGTGGAATTCGCTAAACGTTCCTAGAGCATTAGAATATATACCATCTTCCAGGTGAGAATTAGATATAAGTGTCTCATCAGGAAGATGGTTTTTTAATGACGGCTGAGTCTTCTTTAAGGATTTTAAAGAAGTAAAAGAAGTATATGTAGAGTTGTAATAGAAGAAATCGCTCTGAAAGAATTATATAAAATTAAAAGACGAATAGGGCGAATTTAAAAATCCTTAAAAACAGTATATCCCCCTGTCCTGCTTTATTGCGATATATGAAGTATGTCATATATTATGCCTTTTTCATCTTTCACTTTTTGTAAATCATCTATAAAGTAAAACACATGGTACTTCCATTTGTCTGGATTATAAATTACTACATACTCTGCATTTTCAATTTCAGGAATCGCTTCTTTGATATGATTTTTTAAGTTGTTTAAACTCTCTTTAGGTTCTATTTCCCCTACTATTTCAAATAAGAAATTGCTCTCTTTAATTCTTTGCGTTGTGGTATCAATTAATGGTATTCCGATATTTACATTTTGCCATCCAAATGACGTTATAATATTATCATAAAATCCCTCAAACAAGAATTTATTTAATCCTTGACTGTCTTTCCAAAGATACAATGGCGAATAAGTATTTTGCAAATTATTATTTATTCCCTTTTCTGTTATTAAATATAGTTTGAACTTTAGACCATAAAATCCATCTGTTTTATAACCATTATCCTTGACTCTCTTCCTTATAATATCCATATCATAGTTACTAGGTAAGATGATCTTATATTGTGATGCAATCATGCTTCCACTTCCTTTTCTAATTATTAAATTATGATCCTTGCTGATACTTGATTATTACTAGATTGTTTTATAATTGCTAAGGCTGATACTGCACATAACCATCCAGCATAAAATGCAGGGAAGCTTATAACATCAATAATCTCATAATTCATTTTATTTAGCAAGACTTAAATGATCATTAAATTACCTTATTGATCAACCTATAAATAGTTTTCAATTAAACATTGTTCAATAACTTCTTTACCTAAAAGCGTAATCGCTTTTTGCGGACAATGACTGATGCAACGATAGCACATAGTACATTGATTACCAGAAACCGCCTTCTGATCAGATATGGACAAATTACTCATGGGGCAAAGTGCTACGCATTTTCTACAACCGATACACATATGATGATTAATTTTTAGTTTGCTCGTGTAATCCTTTGTTTGTCTGTAAAACCATAGCCTCTGTCCGAATAGTCCCGCAGCGCGGCATAAAATATTTAACCCATCTTTTGTGGACTTCCCTTGTTTTAATGCATTAACCGCATTTGCTATTTTGATTTCTGCGTTTTTTACGAGTTGTTTATTCTGCTCCAACGGCCTTTTTAGCAGCTTTACGTCACCTATACAATCTGGCATTTTAAGATGAAGTCCGCCAACAATATTTGCTCCATATTTTTTTAGTAATCTTGCACCACAACCAGCACCGTCACCACTAAACAAGGCCATTGTGCAAATGATAAAGATCTCTTTATTTTTGAATTCAGCCCTATTTTGATAAATGAAATCTCTTACAATCTTTGGAACATCGCTGTAATAAACCGGATATGCCAGAACGATATTTTGAGATTTTCTTATTGCTTCGATCACATCAGGGCTTTCTATTGAAATAGGCTCGCTTCCATCGTAGTAATCTAAAAATCTTTCAATACAGTATTTTGTATTTCCTGTGCCGCTAAAATAAATTCCTAACAAACTTGGCCCCCTTCCTGGTTGTCCATTTTTTATTACTTTCTAAAAAGCATTTGAAGATACTAATAAAATCAGCAATACTATTTTCTTGATTCAAATGCTCTTCAAATGTAATCGATTGAAATTTGGATTTGCTCTCACATATGGCATCAACCTGCTTGTCTATGAATGCTTTTTTGACTATTCTCTATTTTGACACGCAATAAAACCGAAATGTCCCTCTAAATCGGCGCAATAGATATCATGTAAATATTTTTTGCCATGCATTTCTTCATAATACTGTTTTCCGGTCTTTACAAAACCCATTTTTTCACATGTTCGAATAGAAGCAATATTATCTACAGAAATATGGGCAAATATCTTTTTGACCTTCATTTTTTCTGCTGCAAATTTCATGATTGCAGCCAGCGCCTCGCTCGTATAGCCTTTTCTCCAATAGGAGGGCTGCAAATCGTAACCCATCTCAATCTCGCCGGTTTCTCTGTTCCAGCAGTGAAAACCACAGGTTCCAATTTTTTCACCGTTTTCTTTGAGTACTATAATCCACCTATGCTGGTTTCTAGGCTCACTTTCCAGATAAAAGCGAATCCATTTTTGTGCTTCTTCCACAGAACTACATGGTTCTACATCAAAAAGATATTGATTTACTTCATCAGTTGAAAACTGCTTATAGAAAAATTCCGCATCGTCATATCCGATACATTTCAAAGATAATCTTTCTGTTTCCAGATCAATAAACATATTAATATCCTCCATAATTAAAAGTATATCGCCTTTTTGGGCGACCAATTTATAATTTCCTCACGAGAACTATTGAATTAAATAAGTTCACTCCTTTTGATCATTACTCATTTGGTTTTTTCGTATCTGATCCTTTAGATCAGGAAGTGGTTTGATATCTTTTTGATTATATCACGAAAAGGAAGTATTAAGTGGAATAATGCAACAAACTTAACCATGGGTTAAGTACCCCCTACATCTATTTTTTACATCTCCATATGTTCCTCTCAATCATAACTTTCAGTGAGTTTCGCAATTGCTTAACTGAATCTTCATTGAAAATTGTGCCATAGATAATTGCTCGTTAATAACCAGATCTTCTTCTTGATCAAATCCGTATTTTGGGTAAAAACGAAGGGCTGAAATATTCTTGTTGCCTGTCTTGACAATCACAGTATCAAAACCTGCCTCCGCATAAAGTATATGGTCTAGCAGCTGCCTGGCTATTCCTTTTCTAAAGTATTTTGGATCAACAAACAGCCTATGGATATCCAGTACAAAGGATGCAATAACAAATGATATAATGCCGCATAAGTTTCCATTCATATAGTATCCATAAAAAGTTTCGCCACATTGCTGCAAAGAATCAACTGTATCCTTTAAATTCGGGATTTCATCAAACCCGATCAGCTTTGCTTCTATCTGATAGGCCGGGATCTGTATGCTTAAAACCTCTTTTGCTATGTCCGGATTGGTTATGTCTATTTTCTTAATCATAAGCTTCTTCCTTAATTCATCTATGATATTATAATCAGTTGTTTTTAATCTTTTAATTGCTCACACACAATACTATAACTTATATCCTATTTTAATATAAAATTCAGCTTATTCAACAAGAGTAGTCATTATTGATGTCTTCGTCCATGGGACCAAGTTGCTTTTTTTGCTCTGTATGATGCAAAAATAAAAAACATTATTTTGCTGCTAATGATCAGTTTAGGACGAAAGATCACTTGATCCCGATAATAAACTTGAGGAATTTTGTCATTCTCACTTTCGGGAAGATATGTATTCATTAACCCCAATGGCGTAATAATATATTTCTTATATGCTTTTGATAAAGATAAACCACTTACCTTTTCAATAATTTCACCCAGTATATCAAAGTTAATGTCTGCATAATAAGCTTTTCCTTCCCTCCCTGGCTCAAAATGAGGTTTTAATTTCTTTACAGTAGTAATCATATCAGAGAAATCAAAATAAAAATCCTCATTTATAATCCGATTGCTTACACTGTCTTTCCCTTCTAAAAACGCATCAGGCAGCCCACTTGTTTGAAACAGTAAATCAGATATAGTTAACTCCAAGGAGTAGTCTCTGCCACGGTAAACATGAATTCCACTCAAAGTATTGCTATCAATATACTTAATAATTTTATCATTTAAGGATAGCTTCCCTTGTTCTTGCAATATTAAAATACAGGTGGTGGTAAATAACTTCGTGATACTTGCCATAAGAAATGGCGAATCTATTTCCTTCCCTCCATATCCTTTGCAAAATGAAAATTTTCCATTTGCACTTTCTATCAGCAAAATTGCCTGATGAATTTTTTTGAATCAGTAAATTTATTAAACACTTTTTCATATTTCTCAGTTTTCATGCTTCTCATCACCCCCCCCTATCTTTCACAAATTTAATTATTCACTCCTGGTATTAATTCGTTTCATCATGATGGGATGCCTATCCATCAGTGATCTGGCAAACTAGTTAGTATCCCTGCAATTTAATTCCCTCTCTAAGATATTTTTAAAAAAAGTTATGTCATCCTGTATTCTTTTTAAGCCATACTCTAAATCATACACTTGATATTTGTAAATATTCTCTACCACTTGCTCCAATGTCTTTTCACCTGATACTTCTAATAAACGGTTAGATAATTGCTCATCTTCTGATATCCGTTCCACATTTGCGTAAACTGCATGATCTTTTGAAATTTCAATAAACTCTTGAATCCGAAGTAACTTTTCCCTCTCCATTTCCAAACTTTCAATATAAGCCTTAAGAGATTGCATTCTAGCTTGTTTCGGTATCATGCCCAAAAAGAAAAACTTTCCTTCTTCCATATTTTTAATCTTCTGATGATTCATTGGTGTATTAATCCATTCCCTATCAACTTTTTTACTGCTGCCTGTATACTCCCCATACTGTCACTGCAAACAGTGGTTAAATATTTATGTATAAATGTTCTCATTTCATAAACTGTCATGCTTTTCTGTTTGGACCAGCCATTCGGAATCCGGAAAATGTGCAATGCACCTTCTCACCAGTTCTTTCCTATTCCCCTGTTTGGGTACTCGGGATCAACTACGAGATCACAAATTCCTTAACGGATTACTTTTTCACTCAATACTCTTACAGCGCCTCCCAAACGATCACCATCCCATACAGAGATCACCAAAGTTGAGTTAATAAAAGGAGTGAATCAATAGGTCTTGACAATAGTTTGATATCAAACTAAATTTAGTTGGGAGGAATTCATATGAAATGCTTGCTCAAAGGATTATCAATCAACTATGAGCTAAGAGGTGAGGGGAAGCCAGTTATACTGCTTCACGGCTATATTGTTGATCACAGGCTAATGTACTGCTGCATGGAACCAATTTTTAGAGAAAAGGAGGGTTACAAAAGGATATACTTAGATCTGCCTGGTATGGGCAAGTCTGAAAGTGCGGACTGGATCAAGCCTACACTTTTCCTAATGGGGCGTCAGGATTCTTGCGTGGGATATAAGGATACCTGGAACATTCTTGACAATTACCCAAGGGCAACTTTCGCTGTACTTGATAAAGCAGGACATAATCTACAGATTGAGCAAGCCGAATTGATGAATTCACTTGTCATTGAATGGCTTGACAGAGTAAGCCTTATGTAATTCGCCATCCAATATGTCAACTCACCCTTGCTTTTATAAAAATTGATATGCACTCACAAACTATAGAAATAAGGGTTTTATTCTATTTTTCAACCCGTGACATCGATGCTACCGTCTCAACATGTGTTGGGTGAGGAATAGGAATGCAAATTTCCTTTATCATTTTTCTTTTTTTTAATCTGCTTATGCATTTTACTCTGCACTGCATTAGAATATCCGGTCTTATATACAAAGGTCAGCTTGTACGGATTAGCATTTCCATTCTCGTCAATCTCACCGATAATAACCTTTTCTACAATGCTTTCAAACACACAGCGGTCAAAAGTCTTTAATATTTCATTGTTTTCAAGTACCTTACGAAAATGTGCAATCCGTTTTTCCAGGTTAATTTCTTCCCTGGAGGATTGTTCCAGCTGTTCCCTTTCTGTTAATAATCCTTCTAAAATTGATTCCAATTCACTGTATTTTTTCTCATAAGTGGCTTTATCAATTGTTTCCTCTAAACGCATATCAACCAACCTATTACGTTTCTGCTCAATAGCATGAATTTCACTTTCTACTTTAGCTAATTGTTTTTGAAAATCATTTTTGCTAAGAACACTTTCCATCCTTTCTATAAGTTCATCCAGAACATCTGAATTATTATGGCATAGCAGTTTATATGATTCAACAAATGCACCCTCAAGAATTTTTTCTTCAATGGCTTTGCTTGGCGGACAATATTTCTTGCCTTTTTTTGTAGCAGTTACGCATTGCCAGATAACCTTTTCATGATCACTACCACTATGCCAGTTCCGGCGCGATAAATTACTTCCGCAAAAAGCACACTCCAGCTTGCTGCTAAAAGCATATTGCCTACTGTATTTTTCACGTTTTCCCTTTTCTACTCCGCGACGGTTTGCACCTCTCCTGTTTAAGATTGCTTGCGCCTTTTCAAATATTTCTTCACTAATAATTGGTTCGTGATGGTTCTTTATGTAGAATTGGTCTTCCTCACCGTAATTGTCTAATCTTCTTTTGGAAATTGGATCAACGGTAAAAGTCTTACCTTGCAAAACATCACCTTTGTATTTTTCATTTTTTATGATTCCTAATACTGCTGTATCATGCCATTCTGTGTTACCATTTTTGGTTTTATAACCAAGACTGGTTAACTCTTTTGCTATGACATAAGCTCCCACGCCTTCAATATACCGATTAAATATGTATCTCACAATATCAGCTTCAGCTTCATTTATTGATATACTCTTATCATTAGGATTATAGTCATATCCCAGGCAGCTCTGGAAGCCAACCAGTTCTCCTCGCTTCATTTTCATTTTCAAGCCTTTTTTTACATTGGCCGATATGTTCTCTACTTCCTGCTGCGCCACTGAACTTAATATTACAAGCAGCAGTTCTCCATCCATTGTCAATGTGTTGATATTTTCATCTTCAAAAAATACAGCTATATTTCTTTCCTTCAAC contains:
- a CDS encoding PAS domain-containing protein, with product MSFCVYYIDINPFWELYLEDIRFDSPKNRIVISPELQTLLGYNSGELKNNLKELLHITHPDFQASINEMLEKHLQDFTGKTPFDMVHLMKFKDGEYRWVRTHGYTLRLEDGRPYYMIAVITDIHNEEVYLKELEAYKTRYNLISEVLEESPWDMDVKDKDINNFNNPCW
- a CDS encoding methyl-accepting chemotaxis protein, producing the protein MVGAISEITVRAQQLAITQEITTKTANEVKMLADETQEISELIRWVDNQTNLLGLNAAIEAARVGEHGKGFAVVADEVRKLADNSSQATGNIENILSKIKESIDAIIKQMDEVNELVQT
- a CDS encoding DUF4865 family protein, with amino-acid sequence MIASQYKIILPSNYDMDIIRKRVKDNGYKTDGFYGLKFKLYLITEKGINNNLQNTYSPLYLWKDSQGLNKFLFEGFYDNIITSFGWQNVNIGIPLIDTTTQRIKESNFLFEIVGEIEPKESLNNLKNHIKEAIPEIENAEYVVIYNPDKWKYHVFYFIDDLQKVKDEKGIIYDILHISQ
- a CDS encoding EFR1 family ferrodoxin (N-terminal region resembles flavodoxins. C-terminal ferrodoxin region binds two 4Fe-4S clusters.), which encodes MLGIYFSGTGNTKYCIERFLDYYDGSEPISIESPDVIEAIRKSQNIVLAYPVYYSDVPKIVRDFIYQNRAEFKNKEIFIICTMALFSGDGAGCGARLLKKYGANIVGGLHLKMPDCIGDVKLLKRPLEQNKQLVKNAEIKIANAVNALKQGKSTKDGLNILCRAAGLFGQRLWFYRQTKDYTSKLKINHHMCIGCRKCVALCPMSNLSISDQKAVSGNQCTMCYRCISHCPQKAITLLGKEVIEQCLIENYL
- a CDS encoding GNAT family N-acetyltransferase, which gives rise to MFIDLETERLSLKCIGYDDAEFFYKQFSTDEVNQYLFDVEPCSSVEEAQKWIRFYLESEPRNQHRWIIVLKENGEKIGTCGFHCWNRETGEIEMGYDLQPSYWRKGYTSEALAAIMKFAAEKMKVKKIFAHISVDNIASIRTCEKMGFVKTGKQYYEEMHGKKYLHDIYCADLEGHFGFIACQNRE
- a CDS encoding GNAT family N-acetyltransferase, producing the protein MIKKIDITNPDIAKEVLSIQIPAYQIEAKLIGFDEIPNLKDTVDSLQQCGETFYGYYMNGNLCGIISFVIASFVLDIHRLFVDPKYFRKGIARQLLDHILYAEAGFDTVIVKTGNKNISALRFYPKYGFDQEEDLVINEQLSMAQFSMKIQLSNCETH
- a CDS encoding serine hydrolase domain-containing protein, which encodes MLIESANGKFSFCKGYGGKEIDSPFLMASITKLFTTTCILILQEQGKLSLNDKIIKYIDSNTLSGIHVYRGRDYSLELTISDLLFQTSGLPDAFLEGKDSVSNRIINEDFYFDFSDMITTVKKLKPHFEPGREGKAYYADINFDILGEIIEKVSGLSLSKAYKKYIITPLGLMNTYLPESENDKIPQVYYRDQVIFRPKLIISSKIMFFIFASYRAKKATWSHGRRHQ
- a CDS encoding alpha/beta fold hydrolase; amino-acid sequence: MKCLLKGLSINYELRGEGKPVILLHGYIVDHRLMYCCMEPIFREKEGYKRIYLDLPGMGKSESADWIKPTLFLMGRQDSCVGYKDTWNILDNYPRATFAVLDKAGHNLQIEQAELMNSLVIEWLDRVSLM
- a CDS encoding recombinase family protein; translation: MHEVEVIKANRKISDRTAGKVADILRVAPYARVSTDSEEQLNSYKSQVMYYTDLVKKRKDWVLVDIYADEAITGTQVTKRENFQRMINDCMDGKIDMIITKSISRFARNTLDTLKYVRMLKERNIAVFFEDENINTLTMDGELLLVILSSVAQQEVENISANVKKGLKMKMKRGELVGFQSCLGYDYNPNDKSISINEAEADIVRYIFNRYIEGVGAYVIAKELTSLGYKTKNGNTEWHDTAVLGIIKNEKYKGDVLQGKTFTVDPISKRRLDNYGEEDQFYIKNHHEPIISEEIFEKAQAILNRRGANRRGVEKGKREKYSRQYAFSSKLECAFCGSNLSRRNWHSGSDHEKVIWQCVTATKKGKKYCPPSKAIEEKILEGAFVESYKLLCHNNSDVLDELIERMESVLSKNDFQKQLAKVESEIHAIEQKRNRLVDMRLEETIDKATYEKKYSELESILEGLLTEREQLEQSSREEINLEKRIAHFRKVLENNEILKTFDRCVFESIVEKVIIGEIDENGNANPYKLTFVYKTGYSNAVQSKMHKQIKKKKNDKGNLHSYSSPNTC